Within Streptomyces roseirectus, the genomic segment CGGCGTTCGGCAGGATCCGGGAACGCGGCATGGGAACACCACTCGCCGCAGTGGCCGCCGCGTGGCACGCCGAGGCGCTGAGCGCGACGGGCCGACACCGGCAGGCGTACGTCACGCTGCACGAGTGCGGGTTCGACGGCGCGGGCGGGCAGCACCCCGAGCGGGCGCAACTGCTCGCCGCCCGCAGCGCCGCACATCTCGCCGCGGGGAACTTCCAGTTGGGACTCGAGGACGCCCTCGCCTGCGGTGAGCATGCCGGCGTGTGGGGGGTGCGCAATCCGGCCGTCCTCCCCTGGCGTTCACTCGCCGCGCTCTGCGCGTCGGCGCTGGGGCGGTCCCCGTTCGCCGTCCTGCTCGCGCGCCAGGAGTACGAACTGGCCTCGCGGTGGGGGACGGGCCACGCGCGGGGCGTCGCCCTGCACGCGCTCGGTGTCGCTCTGCGGGACGCCGGGGGAGTCGCGGCGCTCCTCGAAGCGCAGACGGCGCTGTCCGGTTCGTACGACACCCTGTACCTGGCCAGGGTGCGCTACTCCCTCGGGTGTCTGCTGCTGTCACTCGGACGCGGTGACGAGGCGGGGGTGTTCCTCGAAGGAGCGGCCGACGCGGGTTTCCCGCCGTGGTCCGCCTATGCCGCCGCCACTGTCCGGCGGCTGGCCGGCGGCGGCCGGGCCCCGTCACTCACCGAGCAGGAGAAGCGGGTCGCCAGGCGCGCGCTCACCGGCCGGACCAACAAGGAGATAGCACTCGATCTGCACCTGACGGCGCGCACGGTCGAGTTCCACCTCTCGAACACCTACCACAAGCTCGGCATCCGCGGGCGGGAAGAGCTGGTGACCGCGGCACTGCTGATCGGCTGAGGCCGCCGGCACGCCTCGACGGGCTGTTTCGGTGGCCCGCGCCGGAGGGGAGAGGACGGCCGGACGGACCCGCTGCGCCCGGCCGACGTGGACTCCTCAGGTCTGTTCGAAGTGCTGGATCATCGGGTGGAGCCGCTGGTCCAGGACCTCGAAGCCGCCGTCCACCCGCAATACCTGGCCCACCGAGGCGCCGAAGCCGTCGCCGGCGACCATCGCGATGGTGCGCGCCGCCTCGTCGGCCTCAAGGAGACGACCGGACACCGAACGGCTCTCCATGATCTTGCGGAGATCCTCGATCATGACCCCCGCGGTGGCGTCGGTCCGGACCGTGCCGAACGCGACC encodes:
- a CDS encoding helix-turn-helix transcriptional regulator; protein product: MTTSEVSRQRTADDMCPPLAEAGRKRRELVRRGRWQEADDLTERALREALGGPGGPELAQLTYLPGAQTLGHEDDGRPGPGTAARAGALRALHLANRGLNRAEAVRRAGLVLGSRGRDDVGGFWAAALTLLHANELPSVIGACARAAAEPVWSRSAPHRDALALLRARTWAVSGRLPKAVSAFGRIRERGMGTPLAAVAAAWHAEALSATGRHRQAYVTLHECGFDGAGGQHPERAQLLAARSAAHLAAGNFQLGLEDALACGEHAGVWGVRNPAVLPWRSLAALCASALGRSPFAVLLARQEYELASRWGTGHARGVALHALGVALRDAGGVAALLEAQTALSGSYDTLYLARVRYSLGCLLLSLGRGDEAGVFLEGAADAGFPPWSAYAAATVRRLAGGGRAPSLTEQEKRVARRALTGRTNKEIALDLHLTARTVEFHLSNTYHKLGIRGREELVTAALLIG